One Purpureocillium takamizusanense chromosome 1, complete sequence genomic window carries:
- a CDS encoding Beta-mannosidase (CAZy:GH2~EggNog:ENOG503NYRF~COG:G) yields the protein MAHSRTQISSGWTFRQQDGPSEEWLPVSQVPSQIHMDLLANNKIPDPYVDLNERAVQWVGEKTWVYRAPFSVPELAAEDATGGGGGGGSVTTDLVFEGLDTFATVSVNGVEVLKTDNMFVSYRVDVSAHVKTGGGNAPNVLEIVFDSALLRGRKLVERHGHEHDFLVRQTEAGRVPVRKAQYNWGWDWGPILMTAGPWKPVWIERYVARVDDVWAENEVAEDLSSCAGTIHVTLGGAVERGDRVVVSLSHQEEEDDDKAAAVVVLEETVDAVTDDKGRVSVPFLLSNPRLWYPLNYGAQARYRLRATLVRGGRVLGAQSKLIGFRRTQLVQEADAHGKSFYFRINNVDVFAGGSCWIPADSYLAAVTPRRYRDWVRLAAEGNQVMLRVWGGGVYEHDALVDACDELGVLLWHDFQFACASYPAYPSFLASVEREARQHVRRLRSHPSMVVWAGNNEDYQVQERYRLDYDFDDKDPESWLKSSFPARYLYEHLLPKVVAEEDPHMLYHPSSPWGHGKPTADPTVGDIHQWNLWHGTISKYQEASLLGGRFVSEFGMEAYPHLETVARMASSPASQLRPGSMVLDFHNKGIGHERRMMTYVVENFAPGDVSDLARYVHLTQVAQAETMRAAYKAWRRDWGTPFSPSSSNTNTNTNNNNNNDNNDNNDNGKGKEEDSNTGRKIQGRKCGGVLVWQLNDCWPTMSWAVVDYHLVPKPAWHAIRRALQPLDVGVSRTYHDWTQTGYYIDENSRLCTGQVDQTLPARPGASAFDVWVVSARVRPVAVRVAVRLVSVRTGRDVAAPRETDLEVAANATTDVLVAVPLPAAAPGAEDPNRRFDVDAYDPCVVYASLSVDGQVVATDAAWPDPIKFLDMADRGVAFQVAPAGDEVIVTAQRPVKSFVFEEAENLRVSDNGFDIMPGDKHVIKVQGVIKADKLRWTYIGAPAASMEIS from the exons ATGGCTCACTCCAGGACGCAGATCAGCTCCGGCTGGACCTTTAGGCAGCAGGACGGGCCGTCCGAGGAATGGCTGCCCGTGTCGCAGGTGCCCAGCCAGATTCACATGGACCTGCTGGCCAACAACAA GATCCCGGACCCCTACGTCGACCTCAACGAGCGCGCCGTCCAGTGGGTTGGCGAAAAGACGTGGGTGTACCGCGCCCCCTTTTCCGTGCccgagctggcggccgaagacgccactggcggcggcggcggcggcggcagcgtcacgACGGACCTCGtcttcgagggcctcgacacCTTTGCCACCGTCTCGgtcaacggcgtcgaggtgctcaagACGGACAACATGTTTGTCTCGTACCGCGTCGACGTCTCCGCGCACGTCAAGACGGGAGGCGGCAATGCGCCCAACGTGCTCGAGATCGTCTTCGACTCGGCGCTGCTCCGCGGCCGCAAGCTCGTggagcgccacggccacgagcaCGACTTCCTGGTGCGGCAgaccgaggccggccgcgtgCCCGTCCGCAAGGCCCAGTACAACTGGGGCTGGGACTGGGGCCCCATCCTCATGACCGCGGGGCCCTGGAAGCCCGTCTGGATCGAGCGCtacgtcgcccgcgtcgacgacgtctggGCCGAGaacgaggtcgccgaggattTGTCGTCGTGCGCCGGCACCATTCACGTCACGCTGGGGGGCGCCGTCGAAAGGGGTGaccgtgtcgtcgtctccttgtcccaccaggaggaggaggacgacgacaaggcggcggcggtggtggtcctGGAGGAGAcggtcgacgccgtcaccgacgacaagggccgcGTCTCGGTCCCCTTCCTGCTCAGCAACCCGCGACTCTGGTACCCCCTCAACTACGGCGCCCAGGCGCGATACCGACTCCGGGCGACGCTCgtgcgaggcggccgggtcCTCGGGGCGCAGAGCAAGCTCATCGGCTTCCGGCGCACGCAGCTCGTGCAAGAGGCCGACGCGCACGGCAAGTCCTTCTACTTCCGCATCAACAACGTCGACGTCTTCGCGGGCGGGTCGTGCTGGATCCCGGCCGACAGCTACCTCGCGGCCgtgacgccgcggcggtacCGCGACTGggtgcgcctcgccgccgaggggaACCAGGTGATGCTGCGcgtctggggcggcggcgtctacgagcacgacgccctcgtcgacgcctgcgacgagctcggcgtcctgcTCTGGCACGACTTCCAGTTCGCCTGCGCCAGCTACCCGGCCTACCCGTCCTTCCTCGCCagcgtcgagcgcgaggcccgccagcacgtccgccgcctgcgcagcCACCCGTCCATGGTCGTCTGGGCCGGCAACAACGAGGACTACCAGGTCCAGGAGCGCTACCGCCTCGACTACGACTTTGACGACAAGGACCCCGAGAGCTGGCTCAAGTCGTCCTTTCCCGCCCGCTACCTCTACGAGCACCTCCTCCCCAaggtcgtggccgaggaggatcCGCACATGCTCTACCACCCGAGCAGCCCCTGGGGCCACGGGAAGCCGACGGCGGACCCGACCGTTGGCGACATTCACCAGTGGAATC TTTGGCACGGCACCATTAGCAAGTACCAAGAGgcctccctcctcggcggccgcttcgTCAGCGAGTTCGGCATGGAGGCCTACCCGCACCTCGAGACGGTCGCgcgcatggcctcgtcgcccgcctcgcagcTCCGCCCGGGCTCCATGGTGCTCGACTTCCACAACAAGGGCATCGGCCACGAGCGCCGCATGATGACGTACGTGGTCGAGAACTTTGCCCCCGGCGACGTCTCGGACCTGGCCCGCTACGTCCACCTCACCCAggtcgcccaggccgagACGATGCGCGCCGCCTACAAGGCCTGGCGCCGCGACTGGGGGACGCCCTtttctccctcctcctccaacaccaacaccaacaccaacaacaacaacaacaacgacaacaacgacaacaacgacaacggcaagggcaaggaggaggacagcAACACCGGGAGGAAGATCCAGGGTCGCaagtgcggcggcgtcctcgtctggCAGCTCAACGACTGCTGGCCCACCATGTCgtgggccgtcgtcgactacCACCTCGTCCCCAAGCCCGCCTGGCACGCcatccgccgcgccctgcagcccctcgacgtcggcgtctcgCGCACCTACCACGACTGGACCCAGACGGGCTACTACATCGACGAGAACTCGCGCCTCTGCACCGGCCAGGTCGACCAgaccctgcccgcccgccccggcgcctccgccttcGACGTCTGGGTCGtcagcgcccgcgtccgccccgtcgccgtccgcgtcgccgtccgcctcgtctcTGTCCGCACCGGCAGGGACGTGGCCGCCCCGCGCGAGACGgacctcgaggtcgccgccaacgccaccaccgacgtgctcgtggccgtgccgctgcccgccgccgcccccggcgccgaggacccgAACCGGCGCTTCGACGTGGACGCCTATGACCCTTGCGTCGTGTACGCCTCGCTGTCTGTCGACGGTCAAGTCGTCGCTACTGACGCCGCCTGGCCCGACCCCATCAAGTtcctcgacatggccgaccgCGGCGTTGCCTTCCAAGTcgccccggccggcgacgaggtcatTGTTACCGCCCAGCGGCCCGTCAAGTCCTTTGTcttcgaggaggccgagaacCTAAGAGTGAGCGACAATGGCTTCGACATCATGCCCGGCGACAAGCACGTCATCAAGGTGCAGGGCGTCATCAAGGCCGACAAGCTGAGGTGGACCTACATCGGCGCCCCAGCTGCGTCTATGGAGATCTCGTGA
- a CDS encoding uncharacterized protein (SECRETED:SignalP(1-24~SECRETED:cutsite=AAG-SS~SECRETED:prob=0.1867)~MEROPS:MER0047718~EggNog:ENOG503NWUG~COG:O), translated as MLNMALRRVALAAFVATAFTFAAGSSSSDPLTQPLTQPLTQPLTQPLTQAFIPGAYLFEFEEGHDVSALHNDIERHGTVRMNLDFKLFRGVSVQLHDVKNAHDKAMVMAATPAVKKVWPVSIFHHTGDGDVQIINSPSGGVASSLLANGTGDKDDDVWTPHKMTQVDKLKAEGVTGKGLKIAVIDTGIDYTHPALGGCFGPGCLVSFGLDLVGDNYTSTSSVPMPDDDPRDCNGHGTHVAGIIAARPNPVRFTGAAPGVSLGAYKVFGCDTGATADVIMAAYHMAYEAGADIITASIGQVNGWADNPLSATVSRIVERGVHCVVSLGNDGLLGPFFSSGPADGKGVISVASFQPEFDPLILAASRYSLDDGAEPQTFGYMPSSVQRPVPPQNTWEVKLPLYATSLDVNVTKDACSPLPDGTPDLRNRVVLVRKGGCDEVVKARNAIAKGARYMLMYSDGISIYELQLYSLGANITGAGMLLRETGEALVAALKAGHNVTVDMASPGKGGYVLAKILRPLTGGRLDPRSTWGPAWRMELNPTAGTPGSSIVSTWLDGLYAIRSGTSMATPLMAGIMALMTETRGTLGPALMASLLSSTAKPQLYNPGHGFIEGQLSPAFGQGGGLVQAHDAAHAATILEPSSLSFNDTANFAERLSFFLSNKATHDITYTVSHVPTRTLYTLSENYAAEPSPLYSPFAFVDSHASLKFSDTKITLPPGHRKELSVAAQPPKDVDPNRLALWSGYIAINGTDGTSLSLPYQGMTGSLRNATVLPAQKAVFVALHSKHWAPLQPNSTVTVPPPGQWKPGDDVFGLIVNNAMGSPQLRAYMVPLTTCPPKNLTVDDPLGHGRFKTIGQPDGLPLLWVGRDGHLIPFDGGLASGIYAPPGKYKFVVHELRMYGDEKKLEDWDVVESPAFKIRYAG; from the coding sequence GCGTTTGTCGCGACGGCATTCACGTTTgccgcgggctcgtcgtcgtcggatcCATTGACGCAGCCCTTGACGCAGCCCTTGACGCAGCCCTTGACGCAGCCCTTGACGCAAGCCTTCATCCCGGGTGCCTATCTCTTCGAATTCGAGGAGGGCCATGACGTCTCAGCGTTGCACAATGACATCGAAAGACACGGCACCGTGAGGATGAACCTCGACTTCAAGCTCTTCAGGGGCGTCTCGGTGCAGCTGCACGACGTCAAGAACGCCCACGACAAAGCCAtggtcatggccgccacACCCGCAGTCAAGAAGGTCTGGCCCGTTTCGATATTCCACCATACCGGCGATGGAGACGTGCAGATCATCAACagccccagcggcggcgttgccaGCAGCCTTCTCGCCAACGGTacgggcgacaaggacgacgacgtctggACGCCGCACAAGATGACGCAGgtcgacaagctcaaggccgagggtGTCACGGGCAAGGGCCTCAAGATAGCCGTCATCGACACAGGCATCGATTACACGCACCCCGCGCTGGGGGGCTGCTTCGGACCGGGCTGCCTCGTGTCGTTTGGGCTCGACCTTGTGGGCGACAACTacacgtcgacgtcgagcgtgcccatgcccgacgacgacccgcgcGACTGCAACGGGCACGGGACGCACGTggcgggcatcatcgccgcgcgGCCGAACCCGGTACGCTtcacgggcgccgcgccgggcgtcTCCCTCGGCGCCTACAAGGTGTTTGGATGCGACacgggcgcgacggccgacgtcatcatggcggcgTACCACATGGCctacgaggccggcgccgacatcatcaccgcctcgATAGGCCAGGTGAACGGCTGGGCCGACAACCCCCTCAGCGCGACCGTCtcccgcatcgtcgagcgcggcgtccaCTGCGTCGTGTCGCTCGGCAACGATGGCCTCCTGGGCCCCTTTTTCTCGAGCgggccggccgacggcaagggcgtcaTTTCCGTGGCGTCGTTCCAGCCCGAGTTCGATCCGCTcatcttggccgcgtcgcggTATTCCTTGGACGACGGGGCGGAGCCGCAGACGTTTGGCTACATGCCCTCGTCTGTGCAGcgccccgtgccgccgcagaaCACGTGGGAGGTGAAGCTGCCTCTGTATGCCACCAGCCTGGACGTGAACGTGACTAAGGACGCCTGCTCTCCCCTGCCGGATGGCACGCCGGACCTGCGCAATAGGGTGGTTCTCGTACGCAAGGGTGGGTGCGATGAGGTGGTCAAGGCTcgcaacgccatcgccaagggcgCCCGATACATGTTGATGTATAGCGACGGAATTAGCATATACGAGTTGCAGCTCTATTCGCTGGGGGCGAATATTACCGGAGCCggcatgctgctgcgcgaAACGGGCGAGGCACTGGtcgcggcgctcaaggccggGCACAACGTCACGGTCGACATGGCGTCGCCGGGCAAAGGAGGCTACGTCCTCGCCAAGATACTGAGACCTTTgaccggcggccgcctcgatcCGAGGTCCACTTGGGGGCCCGCGTGGAGGATGGAGCTGAACCCGACGGCCGGCACGCCGGGTTCCAGCATCGTGTCGAcgtggctcgacggcctgtATGCCATCAGGTCTGGcacgtccatggcgacgccgctcaTGGCAGGCATCATGGCTCTCATGACGGAAACCCGTGGCACGCTCGGCccggcgttgatggcgagCCTCCTGTCCTCCACGGCGAAGCCGCAGCTGTACAATCCCGGCCACGGCTTCATTGAGGGGCAGCTCTCACCGGCCTttggccagggcggcggcctcgtccaagcccacgatgccgcccatgcAGCGACCATCCTGGAGCCGTCGAGTCTGTCCTTCAACGACACGGCCAACTTTGCCGAGCGGCTCAGCTTTTTCCTGTCCAACAAGGCCACGCATGACATCACCTACACGGTGTCTCACGTCCCAACCAGGACCCTGTACACTCTCTCGGAGAATTACGCGGCGGAACCATCGCCGTTGTATTCGCCCTTTGCCTTTGTCGACAGCCACGCCTCGCTGAAATTCTCAGACACCAAGATTACGCTCCCACCGGGGCACCGCAAGGAGCTCTcggtcgcggcgcagccgcCAAAGGACGTTGACCCGAACCGTCTCGCGCTCTGGTCGGGCTACATTGCCATCAACGGCACGGACGGCACCTCGCTGTCCCTCCCGTACCAGGGCATGACGGGCTCTCTGCGCAACGCGACCGTCCTGCCGGCACAGAAAGCTGTGTTCGTCGCCCTCCACAGCAAGCACtgggcgccgctgcagcccaaCAGCACCGTCACTGTGCCGCCACCCGGCCAGTGgaagcccggcgacgacgtgttTGGGCTCATTGTGAACAATGCGATGGGGAGCCCGCAGCTCCGGGCTTACATGGTGCCCCTgacgacctgcccgcccaagaacctcaccgtcgacgacccgctGGGCCACGGCAGATTCAAGACGATCGGCCAGCCGGacgggctgccgctgctgtggGTTGGGCGCGACGGGCACCTGATTCCCTTTGACGGGGGTCTCGCGAGCGGCATCtacgcgccgccgggcaagTACAAGTTTGTCGTGCACGAGCTGCGCATgtacggcgacgagaagaagctcgaggactGGGACGTGGTCGAGTCTCCGGCATTCAAGATCCGATACGCGgggtga